In Ostrea edulis chromosome 4, xbOstEdul1.1, whole genome shotgun sequence, a single window of DNA contains:
- the LOC125671510 gene encoding acid sphingomyelinase-like phosphodiesterase 3b, whose amino-acid sequence MNLLRSVLFVGTVVEVCTAIVDTGYFWQVTDFHYDANYSTKGDPSKMCHFMSKGSYSNSIYGNYHCDSPWQLIQSATAAMKHIHPDPDFILWTGDSVPHVDDSTLNIEKVVQNIGNVSQHLRSVFPNITIFPVLGNHDEYPEDAYPSAPDSNYYRSILHGAHFDQLLSNDTAKQFLTGGYYTTAIHRGLRVIGLNTNLYYSQDKLTSKAEDPAGQFQWLTATLTAAKTAKEKVIILSHVPPGLFEKYTLLMWFYDKFNTRYVNILKTFSDIIAAQIYGHEHTDSFRILKDSTGSPVGTLFLAPAVTPWNSSLPGVGANNPSIRLYEYNKRDGTILNYRQYYLNLAQLIRSGGNVNWTLEYDAKDVYHLPDLNPKSLHDLALSFQGDNSALFSKYLVYNSVSQTLKPVCDSQCELTHVCSITELEKLDFNLCRSSDTSKTTALPKTTPAQRHRKPVGKMYMYIIVGLGAVVFILFIVVGIICIKRRRHFVPYRFSRFSNALSSGPIN is encoded by the exons ATGAACCTCCTCAGGAGTGTGTTATTTGTGGGAACTGTCGTTGAAGTATGTACCGCCATTGTGGATACAG GTTACTTTTGGCAAGTGACGGACTTTCATTATGATGCCAACTACAGCACAAAAGGGGACCCGTCGAAAATGTGTCATTTCATGTCAAAAGGCAGTTATAGCAACAGTATCTATGGAAACTATCACTGCGATTCACCATGGCAACTGATTCAGTCAGCCACTGCAGCCATGAAACACATCCACCCTGACCCCGACTTCATTCTGTGGACAGG GGACAGTGTGCCACATGTTGATGACAGTACACTGAACATCGAGAAGGTGGTACAAAACATCGGGAACGTCTCCCAACATCTCCGCTCGGTATTCCCGAACATCACCATATTTCCAGTCCTTGGTAATCATGATGAATACCCTGAAGATGCATATCCCTCCGCACCAGACTCTAACTATTATAGGAGCATTCTCCATGGTGCTCACTTTGATCAGCTTCTCTCCAATGATACAGCAAAGCAGTTTTTGACTG GTGGCTATTACACTACTGCGATTCACCGTGGTCTGAGGGTCATTGGGCTGAACACCAATCTGTATTACTCTCAGGACAAACTGACCAGTAAAGCTGAAGACCCAGCTGGCCAGTTCCAGTGGTTGACGGCTACTCTGACAGCAGCAAAGACAGCTAAAGAAAAG GTGATCATTCTGTCCCACGTCCCCCCAGGTCTGTTTGAGAAGTACACATTATTAATGTGGTTTTATGACAAATTCAACACTCGATATGTCAACATCTTAAAGACTTTCTCGGATATCATAGCAGCTCAGATTTATGGACATGAACATACAGACAGTTTCAGAATACTGAAAGATTCAACAG GTTCCCCTGTGGGTACCCTGTTCCTGGCCCCCGCTGTGACCCCCTGGAACAGTAGTCTGCCTGGAGTGGGTGCCAACAATCCCTCCATCCGTCTGTATGAGTACAACAAGAGAGACGGCACCATCCTCAACTATCGACAGTATTATCTAAACCTGGCACAGCTGATCCGGAGTGGCGGGAACGTTAACTGGACATTGGAGTACGATGCTAAGGATGTCTATCACCTCCCTGACCTGAATCCTAAGTCCCTCCATGACTTGGCCCTTTCATTCCAAGGAGACAACTCTGCATTGTTTTCTAAATACTTGGTTTATAACTCAGTGAGCCAGACGTTGAAGCCGGTGTGTGACTCTCAGTGTGAGTTGACGCACGTCTGCTCCATCACGGAGCTGGAGAAGCTGGACTTTAACCTCTGTCGCTCTTCTGATACTTCTAAGACCACTGCACTACCTAAGACAACTCCAGCTCAGAGACACAGAAAGCCGGTGGGCAAGATGTATATGTACATCATTGTAGGACTGGGTGctgttgttttcattcttttCATTGTTGTTGGCATTATTTGTATCAAACGCCGGCGACATTTTGTGCCTTACCGATTTTCAAGGTTTTCCAACGCCCTCTCATCAGGACCCATTAATTAA